A window from Marinagarivorans cellulosilyticus encodes these proteins:
- the rpsK gene encoding 30S ribosomal protein S11 gives MAKPGNKSTQRKKVKKTVVDGIAHIHASFNNTIVTITDRQGNALSWATAGGSGFRGSRKSTPFAAQVAAERAGQAALDYGLKNLDVEVKGPGPGRESAVRALNNVGYKITNITDVTPIPHNGCRPPKKRRV, from the coding sequence ATGGCCAAGCCAGGTAATAAAAGCACTCAGCGCAAAAAGGTCAAAAAGACAGTAGTCGATGGCATTGCGCATATTCACGCATCGTTTAATAACACGATCGTAACAATCACAGACCGTCAAGGTAATGCTCTTTCGTGGGCAACTGCCGGTGGTTCTGGTTTCCGTGGTTCACGTAAAAGTACTCCGTTCGCTGCGCAGGTTGCTGCAGAGCGCGCGGGTCAAGCGGCGTTGGATTATGGTTTGAAAAATTTAGATGTTGAAGTTAAGGGCCCAGGTCCTGGTCGTGAATCGGCCGTTCGTGCACTTAACAATGTTGGTTACAAAATTACCAACATTACCGATGTGACACCCATTCCACACAATGGTTGTCGCCCGCCCAAGAAACGTCGCGTATAG
- the rpsD gene encoding 30S ribosomal protein S4 codes for MARYVGPTCKLARREGTDLFLKSGARPLESKCKHETAPGQHGQRRGRLSDYGVQLREKQKVRRTYGVLEKQFRGYYKEAARRKGATGENLLQILECRLDNVVYRMGFGSTRAESRQLVSHKAILVNGTVVNIASFQVNVGDVVAVREKSKNQLRIQNSMGIAAQRADVEWVDVNTDKKEGVFKRVPDRADLPADINENLIVELYSK; via the coding sequence ATGGCTCGTTATGTAGGACCTACCTGTAAACTGGCGCGTCGCGAAGGAACTGATTTGTTCCTAAAAAGCGGAGCGCGCCCATTAGAATCAAAATGTAAACATGAAACTGCACCTGGCCAGCACGGCCAACGTCGTGGTCGTTTGTCTGACTACGGTGTACAGTTACGTGAAAAACAAAAAGTTCGTCGTACTTACGGTGTACTTGAGAAACAATTCCGAGGCTACTATAAAGAAGCTGCACGTCGTAAAGGCGCTACAGGTGAGAACCTTTTGCAAATTCTTGAGTGTCGCTTGGATAACGTTGTGTACCGTATGGGCTTTGGCTCTACGCGTGCTGAATCTCGCCAGTTGGTTTCTCACAAAGCTATTCTTGTTAATGGCACTGTTGTCAATATTGCTTCGTTCCAAGTGAATGTAGGTGATGTTGTTGCTGTTCGTGAAAAGTCTAAAAACCAATTGCGAATCCAAAACTCAATGGGCATTGCTGCACAGCGTGCTGATGTTGAGTGGGTTGATGTTAACACTGACAAGAAAGAAGGTGTTTTCAAGCGTGTACCAGATCGTGCTGATCTACCCGCTGACATCAACGAGAACCTCATTGTAGAGCTTTACTCTAAGTAA
- a CDS encoding DNA-directed RNA polymerase subunit alpha, with protein MQTAVNEFLTPRHIDVTEVSPNRAKVVLEPLERGFGHTLGNALRRILLSSMPGCAITEVEIEGVQHEYSAVEGVQEDVIEILLNLKNVALTLEGKDSVTLSLSKKGPGVVTAGDIQVDQSVEIKNPDLVIANITGDVSLNMQLIVARGRGYQPADARVVDEEENRTIGRLQLDASYSPVRRLAYSVESARVEQRTDLDKLVLDLETNGTLDPEEAIRRAATILQQQLAVFVDLEGEKEAEPEKKEDQIDPVLLRPVDDLELTVRSANCLKAENIYYIGDLIQRTEVELLKTPNLGKKSLTEIKDVLASRGLSLGMRLENWPPASLRTGD; from the coding sequence ATGCAGACAGCTGTGAATGAATTTTTGACCCCGCGTCACATTGACGTCACCGAAGTATCTCCTAATCGAGCTAAGGTAGTTTTGGAGCCGCTTGAGCGAGGTTTTGGTCATACTTTAGGTAACGCATTGCGTCGTATCTTGCTGTCTTCAATGCCGGGTTGCGCAATTACTGAAGTGGAAATTGAAGGCGTTCAGCACGAATACAGTGCAGTTGAGGGAGTGCAAGAAGATGTGATTGAAATCTTGCTTAACCTCAAGAACGTCGCATTGACACTGGAAGGTAAAGATAGCGTTACTTTAAGCTTATCTAAAAAAGGTCCTGGCGTTGTAACCGCTGGTGATATTCAAGTTGATCAGAGTGTTGAGATTAAAAACCCTGATCTAGTCATTGCCAATATTACTGGAGATGTTAGCTTGAATATGCAGTTGATCGTTGCTCGTGGTCGTGGTTATCAGCCTGCTGATGCCCGCGTTGTTGACGAAGAAGAAAACCGTACTATTGGTCGTCTTCAATTGGATGCATCTTACAGCCCCGTTCGCCGTTTGGCTTACTCGGTTGAGAGTGCTCGTGTTGAGCAGCGTACAGACCTAGATAAGTTGGTATTGGATCTGGAGACTAATGGTACCTTAGATCCAGAAGAAGCTATTCGTCGTGCTGCCACTATCCTTCAGCAACAGTTAGCGGTATTCGTTGACCTTGAAGGTGAAAAAGAAGCTGAGCCAGAGAAGAAGGAAGATCAAATTGATCCTGTTCTTCTTCGCCCAGTAGATGATCTTGAGCTTACTGTTCGTTCTGCGAACTGCTTGAAAGCTGAGAACATTTACTACATTGGTGATTTGATTCAACGTACAGAAGTTGAGTTGTTGAAAACGCCAAACTTGGGTAAAAAATCTCTTACTGAGATTAAAGATGTGCTCGCATCTCGTGGCTTGTCATTAGGTATGCGCTTAGAAAACTGGCCACCAGCCAGCTTGCGTACCGGCGACTAA
- the rplQ gene encoding 50S ribosomal protein L17, with amino-acid sequence MRHRLSGRKLNRNSSHRKAMFKNMIASLVEHEAIKTTLPKAKELRRFAEPLITLSKVDSVANRRLAFDRLRSKSAVGKLFNELGPRYEARPGGYIRILKCGYRTGDKAPMAFVELVDRPVVGEVVESAEAE; translated from the coding sequence ATGCGTCATCGTTTAAGTGGCCGAAAATTAAATCGGAACAGCTCGCATCGTAAAGCGATGTTCAAAAACATGATAGCTTCTCTAGTAGAGCATGAAGCTATCAAAACTACCTTACCTAAAGCTAAAGAGCTTCGTCGTTTTGCCGAGCCTTTAATTACTTTGAGTAAAGTAGACTCTGTTGCTAACCGTCGTTTGGCGTTTGATCGTCTACGTAGTAAGTCAGCAGTAGGTAAACTGTTTAATGAGCTAGGTCCTCGCTACGAGGCTCGTCCTGGTGGTTATATCCGCATCTTAAAATGTGGATACCGCACCGGTGATAAAGCGCCAATGGCGTTTGTTGAGTTAGTAGATCGCCCAGTAGTGGGCGAAGTTGTTGAAAGCGCTGAAGCTGAATAA
- the malQ gene encoding 4-alpha-glucanotransferase: METLDQLLYWRGIASDYFNYKGEKVQVSLENRKALLRAMAVDPDDAEKVAEAAYQLDVAPWTEWVQAFQIVEKHKECCFFVNAAPEDLDQCLTYVITLEDGSIQQGEFTPSTQPEVGDYVYEGVRFSRRVIMCGALPLGYHALEVTGTNRKSAGQIAVVPEKAYVPGELDAGKKVWGVIVQLYTLRSSRNWGIGDLTDLKALVEHTAKVGASIVGLNPLHALCTPNEHHCSPYSPSDRRFIEPLYIDPEQLEEFSPDLLPSLEAFSELRGGTQVNYKRVYEVKFSVFTELFKRFQQQHLALNTPRAKAFSRYVTKGAEALHGYCVYQVMRDAGVHEFDENALELSAEQQEKIDFYAYLQWSAQVQMAECQDAAEDAGMTVGLMRDLAVGADGGGAEVSSTGDLFCKQASVGAPPDPLAEKGQNWGLPPMDPALMRASKFEHFITLLRTNMANCGALRIDHAMALMRLWWCPPGHTADYGAYIYYPFPEMLGLLKLESIRNRCMVIGEDMGVVPDEFREAIIGGAVFTNKLFYFEREHDGRFKAPENYMPRALAMLTNHDVPTLTSWWSSTDIALRSELDLLDDAVPVGEVYAERIRDKHRLLDWLEGSGFNLIASREELIEKPLSRQLAAQILTCGAKVASQIFVIQLEDLELMDAPVNVPGTSTQYANWQRKLADNLDDVFADPDIQAVMASITKERNQ; this comes from the coding sequence ATGGAAACCCTCGATCAGTTATTGTATTGGCGCGGAATTGCTTCGGATTACTTTAACTATAAGGGGGAGAAGGTCCAAGTCTCTCTTGAGAATCGAAAAGCCTTACTGCGAGCAATGGCGGTAGACCCTGATGATGCTGAAAAGGTCGCTGAAGCCGCATATCAGCTAGACGTAGCGCCTTGGACAGAATGGGTTCAGGCGTTTCAAATTGTCGAAAAGCACAAAGAATGTTGCTTCTTTGTAAACGCGGCACCTGAAGATCTCGATCAGTGTTTAACTTATGTCATTACCCTGGAAGATGGCTCCATTCAGCAAGGCGAATTCACACCAAGCACACAGCCCGAAGTGGGTGATTACGTTTACGAAGGCGTTCGTTTTTCGCGCCGCGTGATCATGTGTGGTGCACTGCCCTTGGGCTATCATGCCTTGGAGGTTACAGGTACCAACCGTAAGAGTGCTGGGCAAATTGCAGTTGTGCCTGAAAAAGCCTACGTACCCGGCGAGCTAGATGCCGGCAAGAAGGTATGGGGCGTCATTGTTCAGCTCTATACGCTAAGGTCTTCTCGTAATTGGGGGATTGGTGATCTCACAGATCTAAAGGCTTTGGTTGAACACACAGCCAAGGTTGGTGCAAGTATTGTTGGCCTAAATCCTTTACACGCTTTGTGCACGCCAAATGAACATCACTGCAGCCCCTATAGCCCATCAGATAGGCGCTTTATTGAACCCTTGTACATTGATCCCGAACAACTGGAAGAGTTTTCTCCAGATTTACTGCCGTCGTTAGAAGCCTTTAGTGAATTACGAGGCGGGACGCAGGTAAATTACAAGCGTGTATATGAGGTGAAATTCAGCGTATTCACTGAGCTTTTCAAGCGCTTTCAACAGCAGCACCTCGCTTTGAATACCCCAAGGGCAAAGGCGTTTTCACGCTATGTAACCAAAGGTGCTGAGGCATTACACGGTTACTGTGTTTACCAAGTAATGCGTGATGCGGGTGTGCACGAGTTTGATGAAAACGCATTGGAATTAAGCGCAGAGCAACAAGAAAAAATAGATTTTTACGCTTACTTACAATGGTCTGCTCAAGTTCAAATGGCCGAATGCCAAGATGCAGCAGAAGATGCGGGTATGACAGTCGGCTTGATGAGAGATTTGGCTGTTGGGGCCGATGGCGGTGGTGCTGAAGTCAGTTCAACTGGAGATTTATTTTGTAAGCAGGCGTCAGTAGGTGCACCACCAGATCCGCTAGCGGAAAAAGGTCAAAATTGGGGCCTGCCGCCGATGGACCCTGCATTAATGCGGGCATCTAAGTTTGAACATTTTATTACATTGCTGCGCACCAACATGGCTAACTGCGGCGCTTTGCGTATTGATCATGCTATGGCTTTAATGCGCCTTTGGTGGTGCCCTCCGGGTCACACGGCTGATTACGGTGCTTATATTTATTACCCGTTTCCTGAAATGCTTGGGCTTTTGAAATTAGAAAGTATCAGAAATCGCTGTATGGTGATTGGCGAAGATATGGGCGTGGTACCAGACGAGTTTCGCGAAGCGATAATTGGCGGCGCGGTATTTACCAATAAATTATTTTACTTCGAGCGAGAGCATGACGGCCGATTTAAGGCGCCTGAAAACTACATGCCTCGTGCGCTGGCCATGCTAACCAATCACGATGTGCCAACGCTAACAAGCTGGTGGTCCAGTACTGATATCGCATTACGCAGCGAATTAGATTTACTTGATGATGCGGTGCCGGTTGGCGAGGTTTATGCCGAGCGCATTCGCGATAAGCACCGTTTGCTTGATTGGCTGGAAGGTAGCGGTTTTAACTTAATTGCTTCCCGAGAGGAGCTTATCGAAAAACCATTATCGCGCCAGTTGGCAGCCCAAATTTTAACGTGCGGTGCTAAAGTTGCCTCGCAAATATTTGTGATTCAATTAGAAGATTTAGAGTTAATGGATGCGCCGGTTAATGTACCGGGCACCAGTACGCAATATGCCAACTGGCAGCGCAAGCTTGCAGATAATCTCGACGATGTATTTGCCGACCCAGATATTCAGGCGGTAATGGCGAGTATTACTAAAGAGCGAAATCAATAA
- the glgB gene encoding 1,4-alpha-glucan branching protein GlgB → MISAAELDSVVHAYHGNIFAVLGPHQMHNGNYAVRTFLPEASKVIVVDRENHSHIQVLNKIHPAGVFEGEASLRSRSQYKLEVHYGDNKTIVEDTYRFPSDLSPTDVYLFGEGTHEKLYRWLGAHLREIDGVKGTLFTVWAPNAKRVSVVGEFNFWDGRHHVMRHHAASGLWELFIPGVEADTLYKYEILSQSHGVLPLKADPMGFAAQHPPETASKVMAPSDFSWSDEQWLARKVEQGHRDQAVSIYEVHLGSWKRRGQQGEDYLTYLELADELIPYVQTLGFTHIQLMPISEFPFDGSWGYQPVGLYAPTSRFGSPDQFREFINRCHLAGIGVLIDWVPGHFPSDGHGLAFFDGSPLYEHADPRQGFHPDWNTYIYNYGRCEVANFLFSNALYWFDEFHIDGLRVDAVASMLYLDYSREADDWVPNVHGGRENLEAIALLKRVNQKVYEHYPNAMMVAEESTAWPGVSHPVYAGGLGFGYKWNMGWMNDSLRYMSNDPIHRRYHHHDMTFSLLYAFNENFMLPLSHDEVVHGKGSLLDKMPGDAWQKFANLRAYYGFMWAHPGKKLLFMGCEFAQGREWDHNSSLDWHLLDETHWHGGVQKLVEDLNHLYSSTPALYYDDCEARGFEWLDADDNGASVFAFARKAHNDFVVVVSNMTPVLREGYRLGVPKLGFYKERLNTDAGIYGGSEKGNAGGVNAEAVSSHGRENSITITLPPLATVVFEWKPE, encoded by the coding sequence ATGATATCGGCAGCTGAATTGGATTCAGTTGTTCACGCCTATCACGGCAATATATTTGCGGTGTTAGGGCCGCACCAAATGCACAATGGTAATTATGCAGTACGCACGTTTTTGCCCGAAGCCAGTAAAGTCATCGTTGTAGATCGCGAAAATCATAGTCATATCCAAGTCTTAAACAAAATTCATCCTGCAGGTGTTTTTGAAGGTGAGGCGAGCTTGCGCTCGCGAAGCCAGTACAAGCTTGAAGTCCATTATGGCGACAACAAAACTATCGTCGAAGATACTTATCGCTTTCCCAGTGACTTAAGCCCCACCGATGTTTACCTTTTTGGTGAAGGCACTCATGAAAAACTCTACCGTTGGCTGGGCGCGCATCTGCGAGAAATTGACGGCGTAAAGGGTACGTTATTTACCGTTTGGGCGCCTAATGCCAAGCGTGTATCTGTAGTGGGTGAATTTAATTTTTGGGATGGTCGCCATCATGTTATGCGCCATCATGCCGCCAGTGGTTTATGGGAATTATTTATTCCTGGTGTAGAGGCGGACACTCTCTATAAATACGAAATTCTGAGTCAGAGCCACGGAGTGCTACCGCTCAAAGCCGACCCTATGGGCTTTGCCGCTCAGCACCCGCCAGAAACAGCCTCAAAAGTTATGGCTCCTAGCGATTTTTCTTGGTCCGACGAGCAGTGGCTAGCGCGCAAAGTAGAGCAAGGGCACCGTGACCAAGCGGTGTCTATTTATGAGGTACATCTGGGCTCTTGGAAGCGCAGAGGCCAGCAAGGTGAAGACTACTTAACCTATTTAGAGCTGGCTGATGAGTTAATTCCTTATGTGCAGACTTTAGGCTTTACCCATATTCAATTAATGCCAATTAGTGAATTCCCTTTTGATGGTTCTTGGGGCTACCAGCCAGTGGGCCTGTATGCGCCAACGAGTCGTTTTGGCTCGCCGGATCAGTTCCGTGAATTTATTAATCGCTGCCACTTGGCGGGCATCGGAGTGTTAATCGACTGGGTGCCTGGGCACTTTCCATCTGATGGTCATGGGCTAGCCTTTTTTGATGGCTCACCGCTATACGAGCATGCAGATCCACGCCAAGGCTTTCACCCTGATTGGAATACCTATATTTACAACTATGGACGTTGTGAGGTTGCCAACTTCCTTTTTAGTAATGCCTTGTACTGGTTCGATGAATTTCATATTGATGGCCTACGCGTTGATGCCGTGGCCTCGATGTTGTATTTGGACTACAGCCGCGAAGCGGATGACTGGGTGCCTAATGTTCATGGTGGTCGTGAGAATCTAGAGGCCATTGCTTTATTGAAACGGGTTAACCAAAAAGTGTACGAGCATTACCCAAATGCCATGATGGTCGCTGAGGAGTCAACGGCTTGGCCGGGTGTATCGCACCCTGTTTATGCCGGCGGTTTAGGCTTTGGCTATAAATGGAATATGGGTTGGATGAATGACAGCCTTCGTTATATGAGCAACGACCCCATACACCGGCGTTACCATCATCACGACATGACATTTAGCTTGTTATATGCCTTTAATGAGAATTTCATGCTGCCGTTAAGTCATGATGAGGTTGTTCATGGCAAGGGCTCGTTACTCGATAAAATGCCTGGGGATGCATGGCAGAAATTTGCTAACCTGCGCGCTTATTATGGCTTTATGTGGGCGCACCCAGGCAAAAAGCTACTGTTTATGGGCTGTGAATTTGCGCAAGGACGCGAGTGGGACCACAACAGTTCGCTCGATTGGCATTTATTGGATGAGACCCATTGGCACGGCGGTGTGCAAAAGCTGGTGGAGGATTTAAATCATCTGTATAGCAGTACACCTGCGCTTTACTACGATGACTGCGAAGCGCGTGGTTTTGAGTGGTTAGATGCCGACGATAACGGCGCATCCGTATTTGCTTTTGCGCGTAAGGCGCATAATGATTTTGTGGTGGTTGTTAGCAATATGACACCCGTGCTTCGCGAAGGCTACCGTTTGGGTGTTCCTAAGTTGGGCTTCTACAAAGAACGACTAAATACTGATGCTGGTATTTATGGTGGCAGTGAAAAAGGTAATGCCGGTGGTGTTAACGCTGAAGCTGTTTCGTCTCACGGTCGAGAAAATTCAATCACAATAACGTTGCCGCCACTCGCGACGGTCGTTTTTGAGTGGAAGCCAGAGTAA
- the glgX gene encoding glycogen debranching protein GlgX, with protein MSKTADRYELELGKPYPLGATAASDGVNFAIFSAQAKKVELCLFSVDGKEELQRIELLDCTDHVWHTFLRGARAGLVYAYRIDGDYKPKEGLRFNANKLLVDPYAKSLVGEFVWSDAHYSYIPGDADADLSFSKLDNAAFMPKAVVVAPSAPPTPLAEPIAWEDTIIYETHVKGFTHLQRRLPPALRGKYLGFGHPDVISYLKDLGITSVEFLPVHGFIHDQFVEDKGLKNYWGYNSLNFFLPHGEYANDDAVAEFKQMVSALHEAGIEVLLDVVYNHTGEGNQLGPTYSFRGVDNASYYGLEADRRFYINDTGCGNTVNINNPRVLQLVMDSLRYWVTEMGVDGFRFDLASVLGREPHGFDPHSGFFDAVRQDPTLAGVKLIAEPWDIGPGGYQLGNYPAGWGEWNDKYRDVVRRFWRGDSGMLPDFAKRIHGSSDLFEAGGRRPSASVNFVASHDGFTTADLVSYNQRHNLANKEDNNDGHKGNFSHNHGVEGPTADAAIVEIRNRQKRNLLATSLLSQGTPMLLGGDELGRSQKGNNNAYCQDSEISWFNWAELTLDDWTLKNFVRQVIKLRQSVSLLRNPRYIHNPGEDEAQNLNIVWLNRDGEPMQECDWHEQDNHSLGWMLESTEPVHECVLTLFNADSRKQSFGLPKGWEWELKLDTSKPNGQPHTLMASVDSVTLEDKSLMVFIGVDNSLV; from the coding sequence ATGAGCAAAACTGCTGATCGTTACGAGCTAGAACTCGGTAAGCCTTACCCGTTGGGCGCTACAGCTGCGAGTGACGGAGTGAATTTTGCGATTTTTTCTGCGCAAGCAAAAAAAGTTGAGCTTTGTTTGTTCTCGGTTGATGGTAAAGAAGAGCTTCAACGCATTGAGCTGCTAGATTGCACAGATCATGTTTGGCATACATTTTTGCGAGGTGCGCGGGCGGGCCTTGTGTATGCCTACCGTATTGATGGCGATTACAAACCCAAAGAAGGTTTACGTTTTAATGCCAATAAATTACTGGTAGATCCTTATGCAAAATCTCTAGTAGGAGAATTTGTTTGGTCTGACGCTCATTATTCCTACATCCCCGGTGATGCTGACGCAGATCTTAGCTTTTCTAAATTAGACAACGCCGCTTTTATGCCCAAAGCGGTAGTGGTAGCGCCCTCTGCGCCGCCGACACCTTTAGCTGAGCCCATTGCTTGGGAAGACACCATTATTTATGAGACCCATGTAAAAGGGTTTACCCACTTGCAGCGCCGCTTACCGCCTGCGCTGCGTGGTAAATATTTAGGCTTTGGTCACCCAGATGTTATTAGTTATTTAAAAGACCTTGGCATTACTAGCGTCGAGTTTTTACCCGTCCATGGTTTTATTCACGACCAGTTTGTAGAAGATAAAGGGCTTAAAAATTACTGGGGCTACAACAGCCTGAATTTTTTTCTTCCTCATGGCGAGTATGCCAATGACGACGCCGTGGCCGAATTTAAACAAATGGTTTCGGCCTTGCACGAAGCAGGGATAGAAGTATTACTGGATGTAGTCTACAACCATACCGGTGAAGGTAACCAGCTAGGGCCAACCTACTCTTTCAGGGGGGTAGATAACGCGAGTTATTATGGTTTAGAAGCAGATCGACGTTTTTATATTAATGATACCGGCTGCGGCAATACGGTTAATATTAACAACCCTCGCGTGTTGCAGCTGGTAATGGATAGCTTGCGCTATTGGGTTACCGAAATGGGCGTGGATGGTTTTCGCTTTGACTTAGCCAGCGTGTTGGGTCGCGAACCCCATGGTTTTGATCCTCATTCAGGTTTTTTTGATGCAGTTCGACAAGACCCGACCTTAGCTGGTGTAAAACTGATTGCCGAACCTTGGGATATTGGCCCTGGAGGTTATCAGTTGGGTAATTACCCTGCAGGCTGGGGCGAGTGGAATGATAAATACCGCGATGTTGTCCGCCGCTTTTGGCGTGGTGATAGCGGCATGCTCCCCGATTTCGCTAAGCGCATTCACGGCTCTAGCGACCTATTTGAGGCCGGCGGGCGCAGGCCATCTGCCAGTGTGAACTTTGTGGCTAGTCACGATGGTTTTACCACGGCTGACCTTGTGAGTTATAACCAGCGTCATAATCTTGCCAACAAAGAAGATAATAATGACGGCCATAAAGGCAACTTTAGCCACAACCACGGTGTAGAAGGGCCTACGGCCGATGCTGCGATTGTTGAAATTCGAAACCGACAAAAGCGCAATTTATTGGCGACATCACTGCTTAGCCAAGGTACGCCTATGTTGCTTGGTGGTGATGAATTAGGCCGCAGCCAAAAAGGTAACAACAATGCATATTGCCAAGATAGCGAAATAAGTTGGTTTAATTGGGCGGAGCTAACGCTTGATGATTGGACATTAAAAAACTTTGTGAGACAGGTTATTAAGCTGAGGCAGAGCGTATCGCTATTACGTAACCCTCGTTATATTCATAACCCTGGTGAAGATGAAGCGCAAAACCTTAATATTGTTTGGTTAAACCGTGATGGTGAGCCAATGCAAGAGTGTGATTGGCACGAGCAAGATAATCACAGCTTGGGTTGGATGCTGGAATCAACCGAGCCTGTGCACGAGTGTGTACTTACGCTATTTAACGCCGATAGCCGCAAGCAGTCATTTGGTTTGCCCAAAGGTTGGGAATGGGAATTAAAGCTTGATACCTCAAAGCCAAATGGCCAGCCACACACCTTAATGGCGAGTGTTGATAGTGTCACGTTAGAAGATAAAAGCTTAATGGTTTTTATTGGTGTTGATAATTCTCTTGTGTAA
- a CDS encoding glycogen/starch/alpha-glucan phosphorylase: MKKDDDNPTLGNSGMHLADDLQRHYNFTLGRVDSHVQPQYLLKALSFAVRDRLMERWRLSREAETNKKTKRVYYLSLEFLLGRSLSNAVKNLGLEDSTEKALHNYGCTLEELETSEIDAGLGNGGLGRLAACFLDSCATLDYPVMGYGIRYEYGMFQQRIEQGRQVECPDHWLRDGNPWELERPDHRRRIKFYGRTDHYTNDVGKQCARWVDTSDVYALAYDMPIPGYDTQTVNTLRLWKATATDEFNLGSSPL, encoded by the coding sequence ATGAAAAAGGATGACGACAATCCAACTCTCGGTAACAGCGGTATGCACTTGGCGGATGATTTACAGCGGCATTACAACTTTACACTGGGGCGGGTTGATAGCCATGTGCAGCCGCAATATCTCCTCAAGGCCTTATCTTTTGCCGTAAGAGATCGCCTAATGGAGCGTTGGCGTCTATCACGCGAGGCTGAAACAAATAAAAAAACCAAACGGGTTTATTATTTGTCTCTCGAATTCCTATTGGGTAGAAGTTTATCTAACGCGGTTAAAAATTTAGGGCTCGAAGACAGTACAGAAAAAGCCTTGCATAACTATGGATGCACGTTAGAAGAACTGGAAACCTCTGAAATTGACGCCGGCTTGGGCAATGGTGGCTTGGGTCGTTTGGCTGCATGCTTTTTAGATAGCTGTGCGACTTTAGATTATCCGGTGATGGGCTATGGCATTCGTTATGAATATGGCATGTTTCAACAGCGCATAGAGCAAGGTCGCCAGGTTGAGTGCCCCGACCACTGGCTGCGTGACGGCAACCCTTGGGAGCTTGAACGCCCAGATCATCGCCGACGTATTAAGTTTTATGGCCGCACCGATCACTACACTAATGATGTTGGTAAACAATGTGCTCGTTGGGTTGATACCAGCGATGTTTATGCTTTGGCGTACGATATGCCAATTCCTGGTTATGATACTCAAACCGTGAATACCCTGCGCCTGTGGAAAGCTACCGCGACGGACGAGTTTAATCTCGGCTCTTCTCCGCTTTAG
- a CDS encoding ISL3 family transposase yields the protein MSLNISSKILSLPGQRVKQVQHDLALQRLTIHCKRDRRYRAIDPSSNEAANINRYLRRTIRDVPLCGFECYLEVELAQVVTTCGRRLMEACEFVDTGNRYTQRFCQLVSGLCRHMSISTVSRHLKLRWETVKNMDKFHLEKTLPALNPEKLIDLKYLGVDEVARAKGHDYMTVIYDMESGHLIGVETGRKAEVLTAFLKRLPAQTAENIEAVAMDMGPAYQKSVRECLPNADIVFDRFHVMQNYSKAMSNQRRIEFRKADRAGKEQLKGTHYLLLKNADKLNDKQANKLQTLLENNSNINTLYILKEQLQALWNAGNYDAMMNALEQWCDIAEQTNMLYLKKFAKSLRKHSVGICNYGKHGLTSARIEAGNVSIGMIRKRARGIKDTEYFKLKIRQSSMPDEQSMFYGSH from the coding sequence ATGAGCCTTAACATCTCCAGCAAAATTTTGAGCCTTCCTGGTCAGCGTGTCAAACAAGTTCAGCATGACTTGGCCCTGCAAAGATTGACTATACACTGCAAGCGAGACCGTCGTTATAGAGCGATTGACCCGTCAAGTAATGAGGCGGCCAACATCAACCGATACTTGCGCAGAACGATCCGTGATGTCCCTTTGTGTGGCTTCGAGTGCTATTTGGAAGTTGAGCTCGCTCAAGTTGTGACGACTTGCGGTAGGCGTCTAATGGAGGCTTGCGAATTTGTCGATACAGGCAATCGCTATACTCAAAGATTTTGCCAGTTGGTGAGCGGATTGTGTCGCCATATGAGTATCAGCACGGTCAGTCGGCACCTAAAGCTACGATGGGAAACGGTGAAAAATATGGATAAATTTCACCTAGAGAAAACGTTGCCTGCACTTAATCCTGAAAAATTAATTGACTTAAAATATCTTGGGGTCGATGAAGTCGCTAGAGCCAAAGGCCATGATTATATGACGGTGATTTATGACATGGAATCCGGTCATTTAATTGGCGTTGAGACAGGCCGTAAAGCCGAGGTGTTGACAGCGTTTCTAAAGCGCTTACCAGCACAAACCGCTGAAAACATAGAGGCGGTAGCCATGGATATGGGGCCAGCCTATCAAAAATCGGTACGCGAATGCTTGCCTAATGCTGACATTGTTTTCGATCGGTTTCATGTGATGCAAAACTACAGTAAAGCCATGAGCAATCAGCGTAGGATCGAGTTCAGAAAGGCGGATCGCGCAGGCAAAGAGCAGCTTAAAGGTACCCACTACCTGTTGTTAAAAAATGCCGACAAGTTAAATGATAAACAAGCCAATAAACTCCAGACATTGCTCGAAAATAATTCCAATATCAATACACTTTATATACTCAAAGAGCAGCTCCAAGCTTTGTGGAATGCAGGGAATTATGACGCCATGATGAATGCATTGGAGCAGTGGTGCGACATCGCGGAACAGACGAATATGCTCTATCTCAAGAAATTTGCAAAGTCACTAAGGAAGCATAGCGTAGGCATTTGTAACTACGGAAAACACGGGCTGACTAGCGCCAGAATTGAAGCCGGCAATGTCAGCATTGGCATGATTCGCAAGCGAGCAAGAGGCATCAAGGATACCGAGTACTTCAAGCTAAAAATAAGGCAATCATCGATGCCTGACGAGCAATCCATGTTCTATGGAAGCCACTAG